A genomic region of Catalinimonas niigatensis contains the following coding sequences:
- a CDS encoding T9SS type B sorting domain-containing protein, with product MKHTYKLICFSFLFSLFALTAQAQTTTDEICGNGIDDDGNDLIDCADPAAQCDLLGFDCNIETDCGNGVDDDGDGFFDYYDGDCLNDPNNPNDYITIKPDCEAQPVGNVFEIEKAWDSEVSPNPTSGALGMPSVADLDQDGYPEVITMNSETGWLYILDGRDGTTIRRVRVKNGQVFAYPAVADVDGDGFGEIFTIDLAGVIRVYEHNLTLKWTATSTFTGFGRPLGLADFNQDGKAELYYVNEIRDAETGTLLVKGSHGSTMYPSGNNWQDHLNPVPVAINMLPAPGLELVVGHIIYTVNILNTGGTAGNSLTEALNMNNATTKPAGYGGYFPADADYGNQTFSQTAVVDYNLDGNLDVIIGGANGGINGPTTAFLWDLANNSVKTFTVTRLANTIPTAPFNLRGDFRDTNGNSCDNGETCYWRRGLGNINIADIDKDGQLEATFMSGSSLYALESDFTLKWANHEDFWESSSGVTGTTVFDFDGDGSSEIVYRDEIDLYIIDGITGKPLNNQISGTFCSSQTQADYPIVADVDGDGETEIIVSCGQAQNVFGQSPATSGTRTNGFIRAYKASGGNYWVPSRSLWNQSNYFNVNINDNLTVPRYQQSHHVNFAQICNDPNAPASFSLNKFLNQSPKISYCGQLTFPSPKLDFADDGVVITPPVCPDNQFQVRVVFQNNGSQAIAKPVPISFYGANPTNSYSDADESPYLETVYIDVLGGIKINQKVDTTFMVNALRGAFTLFVSLNDIGQNDSTGAPMTNSAFYPLTKLNGTIRECDDTPTIISKAVNPLPFEVKAVKLRDNRKCPGEVSSNNGEIEVVAPDDTPFPASSYAFTWTDISTGQIIGTNALVTGLDAGTYRVVVENTDYGCFGNADTVTVLRFEEWPDTQVVTLEELQPVSSCIPGTADGIARVLINGAAIDETQYKIEWEDEQQPGVLAIGDTATNLKPIRYKVTITNLLTGCPEIKTIDMTLDLPELSPTPTVTRNTNCKNPNGSITAQLLSGSVADYDYMLIQLSPAPQDTLYSTNPSFNNLAAGLYELRAYNPTSQCGRYSDGVEVEIVDQKAIDDLTVEQVKPQTACVAPYNGQLRAVIANSNQYSFVWYLGTVTTGPTAVVVGNSALTPDTLSTNLTDGIYTVVVTHQSSGCSTSAQIQLEEDIDYPEVEDDNINILSHQTICTPANGRVQISVGSANETTGYIFSVIRNGSTLATNETGLFTGLEAGTYSIEVQNKNTNCVAINTPTFAIDENTAFGDVPYTLKHQTSCSPAFADASITLNLPSDLNDYIIEWFEGTDTQTALATQPVHADTLKNVVADDYTVNIFNKATKCDTTFTITTLEDRSDNYKDEITIHNVDITHLTNCNPNPLNGAITATLVQSALGSIPDEDNYTFIWYKGSKQDVENGNATIISGENKITIDELDEGIYSVTAVRNTDGCEAIGIAEAEVLDHRNYPKPDINIQIVEQSSCDDNNPNGKLEADVAGVTENFIFNWRRNDGTGTLIDVALNTPVAENLRVGEYVLQVINETTNCAIDTIITLDDNIARGDDIELVLSSSPVDQCDPNNGTIEVTDVIVKGTNTSSQDDYLYDLYRIIVPGTDSVLVSSGNGPVIIGLSEGDYSIIATNDTTSCNSFAWPVTITRDPALDINFSFDEDEQSLCSPPNGRLEVIFPVGIDPNDYTYQWYIGQDITYAISGRTSSVLSDVRAETYTVAVTSNDTKCTTIKSWAVPPGANLLPIPDTDVNIIASNSCEPYDGIIEALVDEDILLTGDYFNEGYTQDDFFFYWFEGTTILRENVNSEFDHPDNYKPIQEPTTTDNLSTITGLKPGTYTVIIVDVKDGVDGYKCRSTSKHTYVVPAIAQKPDVVDVSVTHNSKCGTIGGGEISVEVNKKTGDVTVNNGFTFYWFNADAAGDLNTADFEETITAAPYRSSQTALLEGDYTVVIVDETTGCDTTIYETIEEISVPPGIDGIDVIAQRDCHDEPGSITVTSLVNSLDLADHDFYWYTEADYAAGTPTEFKNSGTAADWTWDDLNAGVYYVVAQNRETTCLSFPKQVTVDDDRHFPTISSFVKEPNTRCDGTGDGSITINLSDSPMPDPSENFDVTWTSTVVGFITVNDLNVTSSTLSNLLPGRYDYTITNGDTHCPYSGYFIIEDDPLEPKLLADAHDIVHITSCQNEGEITINQVEFDGNNVNVPDADFTFEWRFGTNDVTGANAFNDLVNNHGVSNNGHSITNLPAGFYFVWVRHANGCISERSKMFEIKDDSRQPIIDTNFQIDDILCDGVPDGEIEIKALEDRRSLPVNGYRFTWFDEGGNPIQQDNNVTVSKIVNLQVGSYSVEVLNNDTQCSNTRNYEIKGRLILPVLTVTKIADQSYCYGNGEAEVTTVALRGSTLNLSDFEYHWYENDLTTAIASPLYGLSLDSLSADSLIAGTYFVKAVNPATGCETLPVQFIIEDLSEPLIVVLDDISGPIIACDPTNFPEGEIEIEVRNSTNVITSWHAGSTISDPADSIAGFNNSFEIENLVPGTYTVWVQDTLTGCSTTRTYTIEGIEVPVVVSTSAKNFSSCIQPDGMIAANINGGSGDYIITWYSGSGTNMQQISSANNSTSIDGLTNGTYTVVVQDRLEPYCQESKAEVVIEDSRGKEIMVEVNNDFQMTNCDETVPNGQLSVAVSGELSRYNFFWYTGTNTNGKPIATGPVIAKLVPGEYTVLARDKVTGCISRAFTGEVIALPDTTIIPAPVVSTTPVTRCDSPNGTATAILDSAFVDPDVDYRFTWYNEKGEEVFSSSRSNTANFLAAGNYTVIATNVLSGCSSESASLTVGEDIYVPEFEIITTPSTCLEANGTIRLDFVESIKIVDIEWITPDGFATGFYLVNQPTGMYEVTITDDKGCKHTKTAEIKSNIHVYNGVSPNGDGKNDRFIISCIEQYDENVVRIYNRTGAIVYENFKYDNDLIFFEGYGNRGLYIGGAKLPEGTYYYIVDKKNGEEPVSGYLELLR from the coding sequence ATGAAACACACATACAAATTAATATGCTTTTCATTCTTGTTCAGCCTTTTTGCCCTTACAGCACAGGCTCAAACAACAACAGATGAAATTTGTGGAAACGGAATTGATGATGATGGTAATGACTTAATTGACTGCGCCGACCCCGCAGCACAATGTGATCTGCTAGGTTTTGACTGTAATATTGAAACAGACTGCGGAAATGGCGTAGATGATGACGGAGACGGTTTCTTTGACTATTATGATGGAGACTGTCTTAACGACCCCAATAATCCTAATGATTACATCACCATCAAACCTGATTGTGAAGCCCAACCCGTCGGAAACGTATTTGAGATTGAAAAGGCCTGGGACTCAGAAGTTTCACCTAATCCCACGAGTGGTGCGCTTGGTATGCCCAGTGTGGCTGACCTGGACCAGGATGGATATCCTGAAGTAATAACCATGAATAGTGAAACCGGTTGGCTATACATTCTGGATGGACGCGATGGTACAACTATTCGTAGAGTTAGAGTAAAGAATGGGCAAGTCTTTGCTTATCCTGCAGTAGCTGATGTGGATGGGGATGGGTTCGGAGAAATTTTTACCATTGACTTAGCAGGCGTCATTCGGGTATATGAGCATAATCTTACCCTAAAGTGGACTGCTACCAGCACTTTTACTGGCTTCGGCAGACCTTTAGGTCTCGCTGATTTTAACCAGGATGGTAAAGCTGAGTTATATTATGTGAATGAAATCAGAGATGCGGAGACTGGAACACTCTTAGTCAAAGGTAGCCACGGTAGTACCATGTATCCCTCTGGAAATAACTGGCAGGATCATCTTAATCCTGTTCCTGTAGCCATTAATATGCTCCCTGCTCCCGGACTGGAACTGGTGGTAGGTCACATTATTTATACTGTTAATATCCTGAATACAGGAGGTACTGCCGGTAACAGCCTGACAGAGGCTCTAAATATGAATAATGCAACTACTAAACCTGCGGGTTATGGTGGCTACTTCCCTGCGGATGCTGACTATGGAAATCAAACTTTTAGTCAAACTGCTGTAGTAGATTACAATCTGGATGGAAATCTAGATGTTATCATTGGTGGAGCCAATGGAGGTATCAATGGACCAACTACTGCTTTCCTTTGGGATTTGGCCAATAATTCTGTCAAAACTTTTACAGTAACAAGACTTGCTAATACTATTCCAACAGCACCTTTCAATCTAAGAGGAGATTTTAGAGATACGAATGGAAACTCCTGTGACAATGGTGAAACTTGTTATTGGCGCAGAGGCTTGGGAAACATCAACATCGCTGACATTGACAAAGACGGGCAATTGGAAGCCACCTTTATGTCAGGCTCATCTTTATACGCCTTAGAAAGTGATTTTACACTGAAATGGGCCAATCATGAAGATTTTTGGGAATCATCTTCGGGTGTTACCGGGACTACTGTATTTGACTTTGATGGAGATGGCTCATCTGAAATTGTATACCGGGATGAAATAGACCTGTATATTATAGATGGTATTACAGGTAAACCCTTAAATAATCAGATTTCAGGTACATTCTGTAGTTCACAGACTCAGGCAGATTATCCTATTGTAGCGGATGTAGATGGAGATGGAGAAACGGAGATCATTGTTTCTTGTGGACAAGCTCAAAATGTATTTGGCCAAAGCCCTGCTACCAGTGGCACCCGTACCAATGGTTTTATCAGGGCTTACAAAGCGTCGGGAGGAAACTATTGGGTGCCTTCCCGTTCCCTTTGGAATCAGTCCAATTATTTCAATGTCAATATCAATGATAACCTAACTGTTCCCAGATACCAGCAGTCACATCATGTAAACTTTGCGCAAATCTGTAATGATCCTAATGCACCTGCATCTTTCTCTTTAAACAAATTTTTGAACCAATCACCGAAGATTAGCTATTGTGGGCAACTGACTTTCCCTTCGCCCAAGCTGGACTTTGCTGATGATGGCGTAGTGATCACTCCTCCGGTATGCCCGGACAACCAATTTCAGGTAAGAGTGGTATTCCAAAACAACGGAAGTCAGGCCATTGCTAAACCTGTTCCTATTTCCTTTTATGGGGCAAATCCTACCAACTCTTACAGTGATGCCGATGAAAGTCCTTACCTAGAAACGGTCTATATTGATGTACTTGGTGGCATAAAGATAAACCAGAAGGTTGATACGACTTTTATGGTCAATGCCCTCAGAGGAGCATTCACTTTATTTGTATCTTTAAATGATATTGGACAAAACGATAGCACTGGCGCTCCGATGACCAATTCAGCTTTCTATCCTCTGACTAAGCTCAATGGTACCATCCGTGAGTGCGATGATACGCCTACCATCATCAGCAAAGCAGTAAATCCTCTCCCTTTTGAGGTGAAAGCCGTGAAGCTCAGAGACAACAGAAAATGCCCCGGGGAGGTCTCTTCCAATAATGGAGAAATAGAAGTAGTAGCGCCTGATGATACACCATTTCCAGCTTCCAGTTATGCTTTCACCTGGACCGATATCAGCACCGGCCAAATCATTGGTACTAATGCACTGGTGACAGGATTAGACGCCGGTACTTATCGGGTAGTGGTAGAGAATACCGACTACGGTTGTTTTGGAAACGCTGATACGGTAACTGTTCTCCGCTTTGAAGAATGGCCGGATACACAAGTAGTCACATTGGAAGAGCTTCAACCGGTATCATCATGTATTCCCGGTACGGCTGATGGTATCGCCAGGGTATTGATCAATGGTGCTGCCATTGATGAAACTCAATATAAAATTGAATGGGAAGATGAACAGCAACCAGGGGTTTTGGCTATCGGAGATACTGCGACCAATTTAAAACCCATTCGTTACAAAGTAACCATCACCAATCTTCTTACAGGCTGTCCTGAAATCAAAACCATTGACATGACTTTGGATTTGCCTGAACTAAGTCCTACTCCTACAGTTACCAGAAATACCAATTGCAAAAATCCAAACGGATCTATTACAGCACAGCTTTTATCTGGAAGTGTGGCTGATTATGACTATATGCTCATACAGCTTAGTCCTGCACCACAGGACACTTTGTATAGTACCAACCCTTCATTCAATAATCTGGCAGCTGGTTTGTATGAGCTCAGAGCTTATAATCCTACTTCACAATGTGGAAGGTATAGTGATGGTGTAGAAGTTGAGATCGTAGATCAAAAAGCCATAGATGATTTAACTGTTGAACAGGTAAAGCCACAAACTGCTTGCGTAGCACCTTATAATGGACAGTTGAGAGCCGTCATTGCCAATTCTAATCAATACAGCTTTGTATGGTATTTGGGTACAGTAACCACAGGCCCAACTGCTGTCGTAGTTGGAAATTCAGCATTGACGCCTGATACCTTAAGTACCAATTTAACTGATGGTATTTATACCGTAGTAGTGACGCATCAAAGTTCAGGCTGTTCTACTTCAGCTCAAATCCAATTAGAAGAGGACATTGATTACCCAGAAGTAGAAGATGATAACATCAATATTCTTAGTCACCAAACGATTTGTACTCCTGCCAATGGTCGGGTACAGATTAGTGTAGGTTCAGCTAATGAAACTACAGGTTATATTTTCAGTGTAATAAGAAATGGCTCTACACTTGCTACCAATGAAACTGGCTTGTTTACCGGCCTAGAAGCTGGAACATATTCTATAGAAGTTCAAAACAAAAATACCAACTGTGTAGCCATTAATACACCTACTTTTGCTATTGATGAAAATACTGCTTTTGGTGATGTTCCTTATACCTTAAAGCATCAAACCAGTTGTTCCCCTGCTTTTGCAGATGCTTCTATTACGCTCAATTTACCCAGTGATTTAAATGATTACATTATTGAATGGTTTGAAGGCACAGATACCCAAACTGCCCTGGCCACTCAACCTGTGCATGCCGATACCCTCAAAAATGTGGTAGCTGATGATTATACAGTAAACATCTTTAACAAGGCTACTAAATGTGATACTACTTTTACCATCACTACTCTGGAAGACCGGTCGGATAATTATAAAGATGAAATCACTATCCATAATGTGGATATTACCCATCTGACCAATTGCAATCCTAATCCGCTTAACGGAGCGATAACCGCAACCCTTGTACAATCTGCTTTAGGTTCCATACCTGATGAGGACAATTACACTTTTATCTGGTACAAAGGCAGCAAACAGGATGTAGAAAACGGAAATGCCACTATCATTTCAGGAGAAAACAAAATCACGATTGATGAATTGGATGAAGGTATTTATTCGGTAACTGCTGTCCGCAATACAGACGGCTGTGAAGCCATTGGCATTGCCGAAGCAGAAGTACTGGACCATCGTAATTACCCTAAGCCGGATATTAATATTCAAATTGTTGAGCAAAGCTCATGCGATGACAACAATCCTAATGGTAAACTGGAAGCTGATGTAGCAGGAGTTACCGAAAATTTTATTTTCAACTGGCGTCGCAACGATGGCACTGGCACACTAATAGATGTCGCACTTAACACCCCTGTTGCCGAAAATTTGCGTGTCGGCGAGTATGTGCTGCAAGTGATCAACGAAACGACTAACTGTGCTATTGACACCATCATTACCCTGGATGACAATATTGCCAGAGGAGATGATATAGAACTTGTACTCAGTTCCTCTCCCGTTGATCAATGTGATCCTAATAATGGAACAATTGAAGTTACTGATGTAATCGTAAAAGGAACAAACACCAGTTCTCAGGATGATTATCTTTATGATCTATACAGAATCATTGTCCCTGGCACCGATTCTGTTTTGGTCTCCTCCGGTAATGGACCTGTCATCATAGGATTATCAGAAGGGGATTATTCTATCATTGCCACTAATGATACCACTTCCTGTAACTCCTTTGCCTGGCCAGTGACCATTACCCGGGACCCTGCGCTAGATATAAATTTTAGCTTTGATGAAGATGAGCAATCTCTATGTTCGCCACCAAACGGAAGATTAGAAGTAATATTTCCGGTAGGAATAGATCCTAACGACTATACCTACCAATGGTATATTGGTCAGGATATAACCTATGCGATTTCAGGTAGAACCAGCTCGGTACTCAGTGATGTAAGAGCAGAAACTTATACCGTTGCAGTCACCAGCAATGACACAAAATGTACTACCATAAAAAGCTGGGCAGTGCCTCCCGGAGCAAATCTTCTTCCTATTCCTGACACCGACGTAAATATTATTGCTTCCAATTCTTGTGAACCTTACGACGGCATAATTGAAGCCTTGGTAGACGAAGATATCTTACTTACCGGAGATTATTTCAATGAGGGATATACTCAGGATGACTTTTTCTTCTACTGGTTTGAAGGGACTACCATCTTAAGAGAAAATGTAAATTCTGAGTTTGACCATCCAGATAATTACAAACCTATACAAGAACCAACTACTACTGATAATCTGTCCACCATTACAGGTTTAAAGCCAGGCACATATACTGTAATTATTGTGGATGTGAAAGATGGAGTGGATGGATATAAATGTCGCTCTACTTCCAAGCATACGTATGTGGTACCGGCCATTGCTCAAAAACCGGATGTAGTAGATGTAAGCGTAACTCACAATTCCAAATGTGGTACAATAGGGGGTGGAGAAATTAGTGTGGAAGTCAACAAAAAAACCGGAGATGTGACAGTTAACAATGGATTCACCTTCTACTGGTTTAACGCCGATGCAGCGGGTGACCTCAATACCGCTGATTTTGAAGAAACCATCACAGCAGCGCCTTACAGGTCTAGCCAAACAGCTTTACTTGAAGGAGATTACACAGTGGTGATTGTAGATGAAACCACTGGCTGTGATACAACAATCTACGAGACAATTGAAGAGATTAGCGTACCTCCCGGAATAGATGGTATAGATGTCATTGCACAAAGAGATTGTCATGACGAACCAGGCAGCATTACAGTTACCTCATTAGTAAATAGTCTTGACCTGGCTGACCATGATTTCTACTGGTATACTGAAGCTGACTATGCGGCAGGTACGCCTACGGAATTTAAAAATTCAGGAACAGCCGCTGACTGGACCTGGGATGATCTGAATGCAGGAGTGTATTATGTCGTTGCTCAAAATAGAGAAACTACATGCTTGTCCTTCCCGAAACAAGTAACTGTGGATGACGACAGACATTTTCCTACTATTTCCAGCTTTGTGAAGGAACCCAATACCCGTTGTGATGGCACTGGCGATGGCTCAATTACAATTAACCTGAGCGACTCCCCTATGCCTGATCCAAGTGAAAACTTTGATGTTACCTGGACCAGTACTGTAGTTGGGTTTATCACTGTCAATGACCTCAATGTGACCAGTAGCACCCTCTCAAACTTGTTACCTGGACGTTATGATTACACCATCACCAATGGAGATACGCATTGTCCATACAGTGGCTACTTTATCATAGAGGATGACCCTCTTGAACCTAAGCTTTTGGCAGATGCTCATGATATTGTTCACATTACTTCTTGTCAGAACGAAGGCGAGATTACAATCAACCAAGTAGAATTTGATGGAAACAATGTCAACGTACCTGATGCAGATTTCACTTTTGAGTGGCGTTTTGGTACCAATGATGTTACAGGCGCAAATGCTTTTAATGATCTGGTTAATAATCATGGAGTATCTAACAATGGACATAGCATAACTAACTTACCTGCTGGCTTTTATTTTGTTTGGGTAAGACATGCCAATGGTTGTATTTCTGAGAGAAGCAAGATGTTCGAGATAAAAGATGATTCACGACAACCTATCATTGACACAAACTTTCAGATTGATGATATTCTTTGTGACGGAGTACCTGACGGAGAAATTGAGATAAAGGCTCTGGAGGATAGAAGATCCTTACCGGTTAATGGCTATAGATTTACCTGGTTTGACGAAGGTGGAAATCCGATTCAACAGGACAATAATGTTACTGTATCCAAAATAGTAAATCTGCAAGTGGGAAGCTATTCCGTTGAAGTGCTCAATAATGATACACAATGTAGTAATACCAGAAACTATGAAATCAAAGGAAGACTCATACTTCCTGTACTCACTGTCACCAAAATAGCCGATCAATCTTATTGTTATGGCAATGGTGAGGCTGAAGTGACAACTGTAGCCTTAAGAGGTAGTACTTTAAATCTCAGCGACTTTGAATACCACTGGTATGAGAATGATCTGACGACAGCCATTGCTTCTCCATTGTACGGATTAAGTCTTGATTCATTGTCGGCAGATAGTCTGATTGCCGGAACCTATTTCGTCAAAGCAGTAAATCCTGCCACCGGCTGTGAAACGCTTCCCGTACAGTTTATCATAGAAGACCTTTCAGAGCCACTGATTGTCGTACTGGATGATATTTCCGGACCTATCATCGCCTGTGATCCAACTAATTTTCCTGAAGGCGAAATTGAGATTGAGGTCAGAAATAGTACCAATGTCATCACCAGTTGGCATGCAGGAAGCACAATTTCTGATCCCGCTGACAGTATTGCTGGTTTTAACAATTCATTTGAAATTGAAAACCTTGTTCCCGGAACCTATACAGTATGGGTACAGGATACGCTGACGGGTTGTAGTACCACACGTACTTATACCATTGAAGGAATTGAAGTTCCGGTGGTGGTAAGTACTTCTGCTAAAAACTTCAGCAGTTGTATACAACCGGATGGTATGATCGCTGCCAATATCAACGGAGGTAGTGGCGACTATATCATCACCTGGTATAGCGGTAGCGGTACAAACATGCAACAGATTAGCTCAGCTAATAACAGCACATCTATTGACGGCTTAACTAATGGAACGTATACCGTAGTGGTTCAGGATAGATTGGAGCCTTATTGCCAGGAATCCAAAGCTGAAGTTGTGATTGAAGATAGCAGAGGCAAGGAAATTATGGTAGAGGTCAACAACGACTTCCAGATGACCAATTGCGATGAAACAGTACCCAATGGCCAGTTAAGTGTAGCAGTAAGTGGCGAGTTATCCAGATACAATTTCTTCTGGTATACTGGCACAAACACCAATGGAAAACCCATCGCTACCGGTCCGGTGATTGCTAAATTGGTACCCGGAGAATATACTGTACTGGCCCGTGATAAGGTAACCGGTTGTATCAGTAGAGCATTTACCGGAGAAGTAATTGCGCTTCCTGATACCACTATCATTCCGGCTCCTGTAGTAAGTACCACTCCTGTGACGCGTTGTGATTCTCCTAACGGAACAGCTACAGCCATACTTGACAGTGCGTTTGTTGATCCTGATGTAGACTACAGATTTACCTGGTACAATGAAAAAGGCGAGGAGGTATTCAGTAGTTCCAGATCCAATACAGCGAACTTCCTTGCGGCTGGAAATTACACTGTAATTGCTACCAATGTGCTTAGCGGTTGTAGTTCAGAAAGCGCAAGTCTCACAGTGGGTGAGGATATATATGTGCCAGAATTTGAAATCATTACCACCCCATCAACCTGTTTGGAAGCAAATGGAACAATCAGGCTGGATTTCGTAGAATCAATCAAAATTGTAGACATAGAATGGATTACACCTGATGGCTTTGCTACCGGATTCTATCTGGTTAACCAACCTACTGGTATGTATGAAGTGACAATCACTGATGACAAAGGCTGTAAGCATACTAAAACAGCAGAGATCAAATCTAATATTCATGTATACAATGGAGTATCACCCAATGGTGACGGAAAAAATGACCGCTTTATCATTAGCTGTATTGAGCAGTACGATGAAAATGTGGTGAGAATTTACAATCGTACTGGAGCCATTGTATACGAGAACTTCAAATATGATAATGACCTGATCTTTTTTGAAGGGTATGGAAACAGAGGCTTATATATAGGGGGAGCCAAATTGCCAGAAGGCACCTACTACTATATCGTAGATAAGAAAAATGGAGAAGAGCCGGTTTCCGGATATTTAGAACTTTTGAGGTAA
- a CDS encoding outer membrane beta-barrel protein has product MKKIVLFILLFQLQSAYGQVLRMGPKAGVQTSRAVYDDKDFYELMQSKYGLGYHTGLVMNVKVSELISLQSELLYNQVIKRLKGNGTSQFNQEKYKFVTLPILLRVSHTLGLNQVYFNAGPNISYWLGGTGRLRTGELAEYNLDELAYTISFDETKDDMDVMVVSHPNRILLGLDLGLGCMLPMGKNHLMLDLRYTLGHTNMAKPETSYINIPGFVDNLNYSNDVLSFSCAYLIDFDFFTLSTKGKTISNKKK; this is encoded by the coding sequence TTGAAAAAAATAGTACTTTTTATCTTATTATTCCAGTTACAATCAGCTTACGGGCAGGTACTGAGAATGGGACCCAAAGCAGGAGTTCAAACTTCCAGGGCGGTGTATGATGACAAAGATTTTTATGAGCTGATGCAAAGCAAGTATGGATTGGGATATCATACGGGTCTGGTGATGAATGTGAAGGTAAGTGAATTGATATCTCTTCAATCCGAATTATTATATAATCAGGTAATTAAAAGACTAAAAGGCAATGGTACTAGTCAATTTAACCAGGAAAAGTACAAGTTTGTCACTTTACCGATACTCCTGAGAGTATCTCATACCTTAGGTCTTAATCAGGTTTATTTTAATGCAGGCCCTAATATTTCCTATTGGTTGGGAGGTACAGGACGTTTAAGAACCGGTGAACTAGCGGAGTATAATCTGGATGAATTAGCCTACACTATTTCATTTGATGAGACAAAGGATGATATGGATGTGATGGTAGTTTCTCATCCAAATCGTATTCTTTTAGGGCTGGATTTAGGCCTGGGTTGTATGCTTCCTATGGGTAAAAATCATCTGATGCTGGATTTACGTTACACCTTAGGCCATACAAACATGGCAAAACCAGAAACTTCGTACATCAATATCCCAGGTTTTGTAGATAATTTGAATTACTCCAATGATGTATTAAGCTTTTCCTGCGCATATCTGATTGACTTTGATTTCTTTACCTTAAGTACCAAGGGAAAAACAATAAGTAACAAGAAGAAATAA
- a CDS encoding alpha/beta hydrolase yields the protein MILKSEFFRHKDSILHYYKYGSGVKTLICFHGFGQDAHFFKSLAERLSSLYTVYAFDLFHHGKSECRDCDTAISPKKLSAIIDAWLSAQKIDSISLCGYSMGGKIVMSLVEHSEVRIEKLLLIAPDGIETNFWYNMATYPYWARVLFKYTITHPGIFLQAVSFFGKVKILDKGIIRFAKFQMNSVSKRKKVYCTWLTYRKIKPDVKKVAQKLNIFEIPMKVYLGKYDRIITEKSISPLIRQVKSYELFILDKGHNTLIEDVAREKNFNF from the coding sequence ATGATTTTGAAAAGTGAATTTTTTAGACACAAAGATAGTATTTTACACTATTATAAATATGGAAGCGGAGTAAAAACACTTATTTGCTTTCATGGATTTGGACAAGATGCACATTTTTTTAAATCCCTAGCCGAAAGACTCTCATCCCTTTATACCGTATATGCATTTGACCTCTTTCATCATGGAAAAAGCGAATGCCGGGATTGTGATACAGCAATTTCTCCAAAAAAACTTTCTGCAATCATTGATGCCTGGCTCTCTGCTCAAAAAATTGACTCCATCAGTCTATGTGGGTATAGCATGGGAGGTAAAATTGTAATGAGTTTAGTTGAACATTCAGAAGTTCGGATAGAGAAGTTGCTACTCATTGCTCCTGATGGTATAGAAACTAATTTCTGGTATAATATGGCTACTTACCCTTACTGGGCAAGAGTATTGTTCAAATATACCATTACTCACCCTGGGATTTTTTTACAAGCAGTAAGTTTTTTTGGGAAGGTTAAAATATTGGATAAGGGCATTATCAGGTTCGCTAAATTCCAAATGAACAGTGTCAGCAAAAGAAAGAAAGTGTACTGTACCTGGCTAACTTACAGAAAAATCAAACCTGATGTCAAAAAGGTAGCCCAAAAATTAAATATCTTTGAAATTCCGATGAAGGTTTATTTAGGCAAATATGACAGGATTATTACAGAAAAAAGCATCTCTCCCTTGATCAGACAAGTAAAGAGCTATGAACTTTTCATACTTGACAAAGGGCACAATACCCTCATTGAAGATGTAGCAAGAGAGAAAAACTTTAATTTCTGA
- a CDS encoding TetR/AcrR family transcriptional regulator, whose translation MESKEQIAQAAEDLFLTYGVRSVTMDDISKKLAISKKTIYQHYRDKDEIVCLVTERVMEREEEQINEIKLQAKDVIHELLLLSKYIRAHGQSVNPSVLFDLQRYHRSAWEIYLKFKENVFLYSLIGTLNKGKEMGYIREGVDVEILSLLRLEEIQMAYDPDVFPRDKFNFQEVQVQLFDHFVHGILTSKGLETLKLYKEK comes from the coding sequence GTGGAGAGCAAAGAACAAATTGCACAAGCTGCGGAAGATTTATTTTTGACGTATGGTGTCAGAAGTGTGACCATGGATGATATTTCAAAAAAGTTAGCGATATCAAAAAAAACTATTTATCAGCATTACCGAGATAAGGATGAGATTGTCTGCCTGGTTACTGAACGGGTAATGGAAAGAGAGGAAGAGCAGATCAATGAGATTAAACTACAGGCGAAAGATGTAATTCATGAATTGCTTTTGTTATCGAAATATATAAGAGCCCACGGCCAAAGTGTAAACCCTTCCGTTCTTTTTGACTTACAGCGCTATCATAGAAGTGCCTGGGAGATTTATCTGAAATTTAAGGAGAACGTATTTCTGTACTCATTGATAGGTACTCTCAACAAAGGTAAAGAAATGGGGTATATCAGAGAAGGCGTGGATGTAGAAATCTTGTCCTTATTGCGGTTGGAGGAAATTCAGATGGCTTACGATCCTGATGTTTTCCCAAGAGACAAGTTTAATTTTCAGGAAGTGCAGGTACAGTTATTTGATCATTTTGTACATGGTATATTGACTAGCAAAGGTTTGGAGACTTTAAAACTTTATAAAGAAAAATAG